A region of the Thermodesulfobacteriota bacterium genome:
CACAGGAGTCAGCATTGCAGCAAACAAGGTACCTGGAATAAGGGCGGCTCTATGCGGGGATGCACAGACCGCAGAGGGTGCTAGAAAGTGGAACGATGCAAATGTACTGGCGATGAGCCTTAGAACAACTTCGCAGATTGTGGCGAAAGAGATCTTAGAGGCCTGGTTTAGCGCTGCTCCAGAGGAAGATGAGAAAGAAAATATTAGTAAAGTAACACAGATCGAAAGAAAATATACGAAATAGAGATGATTGGAGATTTGAATGAAAAAAGATAATTACAATGTTGCAATTGCAGGCGCGACAGGTGCAGTTGGTCAGGAAATGATGGACATTCTAAAAGAGAGAAATTTCCCTATTGGAGAGCTAAGACTCCTTGCCTCAGAACGCTCTGCTGGAAAAGAGCTTGAATTTAATGGCAACAAAATCGAAATCCAAAAACTTGATGAAAACTCTTTTGATAATATAGATATTGCGCTTTTTTCAGCAGGCGGCTCAAGAAGCAGGGAATTTGCCCCGGCTGCTGCAGGCGCTGGGGCTGTGGTAGTAGACAACAGC
Encoded here:
- a CDS encoding RpiB/LacA/LacB family sugar-phosphate isomerase — encoded protein: MKIAVGSDERTHVTDYVVQELKKQGHELELYGPLNDEQIQWTDVAHQVAQSVKDGQSEQGVLFCWTGTGVSIAANKVPGIRAALCGDAQTAEGARKWNDANVLAMSLRTTSQIVAKEILEAWFSAAPEEDEKENISKVTQIERKYTK